In Channa argus isolate prfri chromosome 15, Channa argus male v1.0, whole genome shotgun sequence, the DNA window ttccaaacattttctttcctccttttttcttcccaaatTTGTTTTCCATATCCCCAGCCTTTGTGGATCTGAAAGTCTTTCCTCCaaacttcattttctttcccGGTGATTTCTCTCCATCCCTTGACATGTTTGatccttttctgtgtttgtctccgAGTTGTCCCCCTTGACCGATTCTCTTTGGTGATTTAgcaaatttgtcttttttcaacGAGTTACAAGAAGACAACTTCCTCTTCTTTGCTGACCCATAAggtttttctctcctctttgtgGCACTAGGAAACATGTCTGCACAAAAAGACTCATGATTAATACATTATTCAAGACAACATCTCAGAGAAAACAATTTATAGTACACTAGTTATATTCACCTTCATCTGGCTCCTCTCCTACAGCCTGTCTGTAGTACTCCACCTCATCATCAGATTCAACAGCAGACACTCGATCATCCTGCATCCCAGGATCCTCGACCTCACTGTCCTCTTCCACTTCAGCATATTTCCGCTTAATACCTTCTAGACTGTTTTTCCTGTTAGCAATAGGGAAAAGGTTTTATAAatgaacaaagtaaaaaaaagttataaaagaGAGATGTACAAGACCAACTTACTTAAGCTCTTCTCGTTGCTCTTTTTTCTTAGCCACATTCTGTTCTTGCTTCTTGCGCCTATCTTCCTTCTCCTTTAGCTGGGCCTCCTTCCTCCTTAGTATGTCCTGtatctcttcctctgtcttgGAGACTGTCAATGTAGCAAACAAAATTCTAAATGGAGGAACAGTTTGTGTTCTAGAACTTCTAGATGTATCAATGTGTTTACTTTCAGTAAGAAATCAAAAGGTCACActaatttttttgtcatgtacACCTGAGCACTAAGAACAAGGGTGAATGAAGAAGTGACTTACTAACTGCATGATAAACAACATTCCCCTCTCCCATGCCTTCTTGAATCTTCATCAGCTGCAGAGTCATGCGAGGACCAATCTGATGACATCACAAAGCAAATTTCAGCTTCATTATAGGCACCAATTAAaagtgattaaataaaaaaaagttgcaagCTCTGTATACTTACCTCAGTCAAACGGACAGCACTCTGTTGGGAGGCCATGTTACCCCTTCCAGAGTACACCTGTGGTAGTTCAGTTATGTTGTGCTCCCCGTCTTGTTCTGCTTCACTTTCTGAAAGGTTTGCGCCCCTGAGAGTAGTTAGAAGGCACAAAGCTGTTACAAACCTACACCACCAATAATGCTGCAGATGTTAGAGCAGTTGGAGGAGCTGTTTTTGACTCAGGACTACAAAAATTGTACCTTCACAAAAACCTTACTTCATCAGCAGTTCACTGATATCCTCAAACTTGTTCATGTTGGGGAACTTCTCCTGCATCAGCTTCTTGACTCCACGGCTCATGCCGACAGGGACAACCTTGAGGCTGCTGCAAGTTGTGAACAAGATAGTTTGAGTCAGTCTGACAtgtaaccaaaaaaaacaaaacataagtaTGGTTGTTATATAGAGTGCAATTAGAGTGTTCACTTTGATCGTACATCATCACTGAACAATTGTTTTACAATATGTCATCATCCGAGCTCAACCATACttacaagtttttgtttttttttttggcaaaacaaGGAATCTAAATActaaagatttaatatttttacttactAATGCCGAAATTCTATTTCCTGTGACATTGGGTTGTAATTCAGCAGCACACACCTCTTGATGTTGTTGAGATTCacctgggaaaaaaacaaaaacattcacatttactgCTACTTTGTAGAGTATATACTGAACTTTGACACCTGCAAACTGTTTAAGCTTTAAAGAGTCAGAAAGCGTTTACTTTTGAAAAATCTTCATGTGAATTCCGAAGACTATACCATCATCATGCCAACAAAGCTTTAAACCTCTCAATATGACAGTATCACAACGGTTAAACTGGCAAAACGTACCTTGTGCACATTAATGGAAGGAAACATGTTTTGGAACATTGTGGCCATGAGTTTGACATGCATGCCATCAGACCCAAAATTATTTAGGATGAGCAGGGGATGATGTGTGAACTGCTGCTCATGCATCCTGTGCTTCTTCAGGGATGAAACTACATCTTTGATGAGAGAAtactgtaaaagaaataaagttacgtgaagatggaaaaaaaataaaaatcactgtaaaacacaaGACGTTGTCTGTTTGAGCACATCAGtgcgtttactttgaaaaaaatcactgtCAGTCAAACATTAAACTGTCATCACCTGTGCCCATCTATCTATGTGTTTTAGTGTTTGATTTACAACTCCATAGAGAGCATTTACCTTGAGCACTCTGAAATTAAGTGTGGGACCTTTGGGAAGGCGAGCAAGtctctgaaagaaaaacaagtcataAGATGGGTAAAGATACAAACATAAAGGGCCCAAGAACGATTTCTGATCTGATGTGATCTCACCATGTTAACACTACTGGGTGTCTTGCTAAAGATCATGAAGTGTGTCACTCCCAGTGGTCCTGCGATGGCCACAAAGTCTTTCAAGACATTGTTTTTCCTAAcctgttaagaaaaaaaagtagacAGTTCAAGTATACTGAGTGTTTAACATCATAGGCCAAATGTACTTTCAATATGAAACATAGACAGATTTTAATATACAGTCAAACCCTAAAGCCCATATTAAGCAGCTTTTACAGCCCTGGCAATAGAAGTTCACAAATCAAAATACAACATTAGAGCATCTTTCAGAAGTTATATGAACTCATGTGCGGGTTGTAATGGACAAACCTTTAGGGACTCTGCAGTGTATGGCTCCATGACTCTCCGCATGTCCAGGATGAGCTCACCCACGTTTTTTCCGACCTGGCCCCGATGAAATACGAAGGAGTGTGGAACACTTCCGTAGGTCTCATCGGCCACATGGTGAGCTAATGTGCGAGACTTCTTTTGGTTCTTGGTCTTAAAGCACAACAAACACATAATAATTATCAAGAAAAAACGCTAAAGCGTCAGCGAGGGAAATTAGTTtggttaaaattgttttaacttAAACGCTTCACGGGAACTTAAAAGTAAGATACTCCCCAAAGGTTAACCCAGTAAAAACTCTCTCACCACCAAACACAAGTATGTAATTGTTTTCCTATTTTGTACAAAGTAGACAGTAAACTATTAACAGTTGCTAAATAGCTCAGTAAGTTCAAACCAAGCTAACACTTTTCTGCTAAGGCTAGCCAACTAGCACAGCCCGTTACATACCTTTGATTTCCCCATTGTTCAGCAAAATGTAGAAGTTGTGAATTTAGGCAAAAAGTAACGTTAATATTAACTGCTTAACGTCCGTGGTTATGCTGCAATGACAAATGACATTCATTATATTGACAAAATACTACAGCCAACTGCGGAACACCCTAAAAAACACGACGTCTTCCACATGGTTCTGTCACTGTGCTACACGCTAATATGTCCGTGGAACAAGGAACAAGTATGGTGGTAGTTCCTGCCTTATCCAAATACATTACGTACAAGGGGTCGAACTCATAACAACAATTTTGGTGACATACGTTAGTCTTATTTTAAATCATATGTTTTGTTACAACATAACCCACGTAATTTAAAAATACGCGTATTTAAGTGTGGGTATCAAACTTTACATTATAATTCCACGTCATAATTCACCTCACTGTACTGAACAACAGTATTAGCATATTTCTGAGCATATGTTAGTGACAAGTTACTACAATCCATTCCTTTAATAAACAACTTAAACTTcatgggttttgttttgttaaccTCAGTTTACCAGTTATTGATCGATTTTAAAAGATATGAGTGCGCTCTAGTGACCACAATGAAGACCTGCAACACAGTGCGAAACTGTAACAACACTATGTTGTGGCATTGTTTACTGTGGCTGCATTTTTTTagatatgtttacattttagtcAAATTCAGTAAAAGTTTCCTGTGTCTGCAGCAAATGAACACGGCAACATTCACACCATAAGACAAAAGCTATGAATCTAACTAAAGATAGTTGAGTTGTTAACTGGAAGGATAGTAGGTTTCAGGCAGAGGGAGGAGACATCCTAAGATTCCTCCAATGACCATCAAGCTAATAACCAAGTACTGGGTCTTTCAGATACTGTACTTTGTAATTAGTTGTCTCCTTCTTCTGGGCCTCGGAGACAGAATCCCTAGAGGTACAAGGAGTAGTTTACCTACAGAAGAAACTTTGTTCTTCAGCATTTTTCTTGAACTTAGCTTTTAATTTCACATCAGCTTGATATTTTCTGTGCACCACAGCCAACTTTTAAGAAGCAGCTCAATGATGTGATGACTTTAAAAGGTAcaatttttgaaatgtgtttttcttgatTCTTCACCTGTGAGTTCTGGGAGCTGCTGCACACATTGgaacaaaaacaccaaaacacttTTCAGCTGCCACAGTAAGTTATGAATAGTCTTTTTCATAATATTCTATTTCTAGGTAGACAAAATACTTCCATCTATTGTTACCAAATGTTGCACATACCCATATTAGTCATTAGATAGTTAAATGGTATGATACtgtgtttttgcaaataaaataatggagAAATACTGCTccagaaataaatatttctttgaaAATTCTACTACATCTACTACTCTTACTGGTGACGTGCCTCGATGAGAAAGTCAGACTTGATGATTATTGTGTAAGATGTAAATAGTGATCAATTTGGATTCATGTGTTCATGATGTTGGCCGTGGTTATTGGGGTTGCATAAGGGGCTGACCCATCAATTTCCCATGggactgaaatattttatatctgGCTGGCTTGTATTGACTGTTGTCCCTTCTCTGTTGACCAGCATATAAACTCCAACCAGAGGGAATTGTGTATACTGTAACTTTGCAAGGAAAACTGTGTTATGACCAAAAACCCTCAAAACCCTCAAAACCCACAACACAGTTTTCCTTGATTATAAAATGTGTCAGAAAAGCTCTGAGTGATAAATGACGAGTTGAACATTATCAGCTGTTGTTTATGTGTTGTTATCACTGTGGTAATTCTTATCGTGTTCTCTCCTTTACTACTAGGGTGTCATTAGAAGTCCAAGAGATTCATGGAGAAGACACTGACAGTAGGTCTGACTCTTTTCCTAATAGTCTATCTAGATGCACTGGGAGCTCGAGGACTGAATGCAGAAAACACTCAGAAACGTTCATTAACATCTTCAGAAACCAAAGCAGCTCGTTATTCTTACACCTTCATCGTTCCACAGCAAAAACTGACAGAGGCGCTatgtttgaacacacacactgctactACCAACCACtctgaggtggcagcactgtGGATGGAGCTTAGGCAGCAGCAAGAACAGCTGGAGAAGCTCCGGGGCCAACTGGAGCAGGAGGGGGCCCTTGCTATGGAGATAAGAACCCTGCACAAAGACATTAACAGCATGAATTTTCGCATTGCCCAGCTCTATACCCAGCTAATACATGAAGTCATACAAAAGAAAGACCAAGCTTTGGAGCAGCGAAGGGTGGAGAACCTCCTTCTAAATGCTACAACACAGGTGAACAGAAATCTGCAGTCTTTGTTGGGGTTTGTCTCACATCAGAGCAAACCTGCATCTCATCTCAATCTTTGTTTccttacttatttatttatctgtatgTACATCTCAGATGCTGCAGGTGTCCAGTAATTACAAGGAGCTGGAGAAGAAATATGGTGCCCTCACCTCCTTGATGAACTCCCAGAACCAGCTTATTGCTCATCTGGAGAAGCAGTGCCAGAGCAGGGGCTCCACTCATCAGTCCTCTCTGGTAGGGAACACactgtgttctgcatgttgtaAATTTACAAAGAGTTTGTGCTCAGCAACTGAGAATGTTGTCTGGACAGGTGACGACTGGACCAACAAAAAGAGAGTCTAATGTGAATTCCAATAACAGCTCTGAAGCCAATGGAATGACTAATAATGTTCAAAGGGACCAAAGTGCTCCACCACCACAACAAGGAGAAACAGCGGAAGGTCATTCCCTTCCCACCATCGCCACAACCAACACTCCCACGGATCCTCCTTTCATTAGTTTCACTGTCACAAAGACTCCAGGTACACCCTTGTCAAACATGCCTTTTAAGAGAAGTACTTGATTAGATCCCAACTGGTGTATATAAGTGCGTCAGTCATGTGTCAGAATTGCTAAATTGCTCAGATAAGCAGCAGAAGCTGATGGAGTCAGTGACCTGCTGGTAGGAGCCCTATCTCTCTGAGAATATGTAAGCAATGCCAAAAGCAGCTGACAGGTCTTATCAGAACAGagaaagttaataataataaaccacacacacaggcaccaCAACATCTCTTGAAACCCTATATATGAAATGAgtaagtggagaaaaaaatgtattcttccAACAAGTCAACACAACCAACATAAAACTTGATGTGTGTCAATGACCACTTCCAAAAAGATCTGATGAAAGACACTGCTAGATCCTAATTGTCCACTAAGTCTGGTCTACAAATGCTTGTCAGGATGGACCATTAGCCACTATCACTTGGGgatttatttatacattgttTTCTATGCAGATTCCTATGTCTGTCTTATCAGTGTGAACACGAGAGACTGAACATGTATTAGgaaaaaacatgtaataaattaataaactgaAGCTGGGTATCTGTGAGTTCCGTGAtgctaaaacaaacagaattcCAAAGCCCTCAATAACCAGTACTGTTCTGTTTAaaaattttctttattatgttgtccaaaaacacataataatataACTACAATGTAGTAAAGACTTTCAAACTATTGCATGTATGAAATAAGACATATCTGCATTTTGCTTTGCTTATTATGtttcacacactctcacatcCATGTTGTGTCCTGACTCAGGGCCATGGCGGGACTGCCAGCATGCGCTCGATTCAGGTGAAACCACCAGTGGAATCTACCTTCTACGCCCGGAGGGTACGGACCGGCTTCTGCAGGCATGGTGTGAGCAGAGTTACGCTCATGGAGGATGGACAGTCATCCAGAGGCGACAGGATGGGTCTGTTAACTTCTTCAGGACTTGGGAACAGTATAAGGTGACTTCATGAGTTTTTAAAATCTGCTGTCACCCTGGGTACATCATTATTTGTATGTCAGAATTAGAGGAGTCTAGAGTCAGGCTAATGGGTTTGTGAGTCTACATGGTGGCACAGTGATGCTTCGAGCTAAATCCAATAGTTGTTGAGCTGCTTTGGTGGGGACCAAAGTAGTGGACCGCCTGACCCTGGAGCCACACACAGCCTGGAGTTTAtctaaaaataagaaagaaattatAGGAAATTCTAATTCACAAAACCAGATagctaatatttttcagaaTAATCTGGTTGGTTGATGTGTTACAGCAAGGATTTGGGAACCTAGATGGGGAGTACTGGCTTGGTTTGGAGCATCTCTACTGGCTAACAAAACAGGCCCACTACAAGTTACGGGTGGCACTGGAGGATTGGCAAGGCCGGCAGGTGTTTGCTGAGTATGACAACTTCCAGCTGGAACCGGAAAGTGACTGGTACCGACTGCGGTTAGGACAGTACGAGGGGAATGCGGGGGACTCCCTCTCATGGCACAGCAACAAGGCCTTCACCACTCTGGATCGTGACAAGGACAGCTATATAGGTTCGCCCTCCCTCTGCTTGTGTGTTGGCTGCGTCTTAGCACGCTGACTTTTTTAGTTAAcaactgtttcttctttttactgTGTTCTCAGGTAACTGTGCTCATTACCAAAAGGGAGGCTGGTGGTACCACATGTGTGCTCACTCCAACCTGAATGGTGTGTGGTATCGGGGTGGACACTACCGTAGCCGATACCAGGATGGGGTCTATTGGGCAGAGTTCCATGGGGGGGCCTACTCTTTGAAACGGGTTTCCATGATGATGAAACCCTTAAAGTGACACAGCTGCATTATGGATATGTCGAAGGTCTATGATGTGATTTTCAAAGGTTTTCTAATTTCTAATGCACCttaataaaaatattccagAATAGTTACTTTATGAGagtttttcaaaaaatatataaacaattgCACAACAGGAAAGAGGTGTGTCATTGTGCTCATATTTCCGTTTTTAAGTTTCCGTTTCACTGTGGCACTGAATTTcctcttttatacttttatacgTGACTGTCAGAAGCAGGTCATCATTATCAGGCCTCGGTCTCATCCAGGATTTATCCTCTCCATTTTCTAAGGCAGCATCCTGTAGAACATTCACCAAATTCCTCCTGCATACTGATTTAGCATTCAACATCTGAAAATGTTGGGCCTTCTCATCCACGTGTTTTTACTGTCTGGTGAGTGACAATGATACTCAACAAcagctctctgtgtgtcttatgtattcttttttaaatatatatatataaatatatatatatatatatatatatatatatatatatcaggtATGTTGTGGCTAGAGGTGAAACCTATTAAAATGCTATGGCTGTTCCTTTTTTACTTACTATTTCGGTAGCTCCAGTGATGGCAACTACCTCAAAATTATGCAAGATAATTAGAGTTTGtaaattaatactttttttcaCTAGTAATGGTGATGTTTTATCAGGGATAATCTTAAATAGTTAACTTGTTTAGcagtcacattttaaaagaaatacagtaaaagcaATGACTTCTTTGAATATAACTTTTAAAGTGGGAGAGGTTAGTgttagtttgtggtaaaattTCCGCTAGAAGATCTGTGACAGTTGACTCATGTTAACCACATCAGCTGCATAGATAAATGCAGCGGATGGATATTTTGAAGTATAAAGGCATATTACACTAACGATTTTATATACTCTTGATATATTAGACACTATACTTTcagtaaactaaaataaaaaaacttttctgtCTGGAAAAAAGCCTCTGTCTTCCTTTGTCGGCCTACCTTTTTTGAGCATGTTTAGGTAAATTATGCCACTACATTAATTATATGTTTATAATAGTTGCAATAGCAAGAACCAGTAATAAGAACCTACACTTAGAGTGTGTCAGCACTAATCTTGAACAGTGGTGAAGCATCCTGACAAAGATGAAAGGGTTGCGGCAGAAACAGCatctgacttaaaaaaaacaaacaaaaacaaaaaaaacatgcgccaaatcaaagtgtggaacatgttccgctatGGCGACCTCTGAAGTGTTGACCTGAAAGCTGTTGACTTgattaaatgtacttagttcccccataattataatattatgcGGGAGATGAGCTAGATATTGAATGGTGTGTGATATCTGTGTAAGAGTAAGTGACAATCATCTATACTTATAAAAATAAGTCTGATGAGTTACTTGTGTTATTTGAGTTTCCTGGGAGCAGTGGAGGTTGCGGTGTTTGATGGCAGCAGAGGACCCACACTACTTCACACACCATGGGTGGGGCAGCCTGAACATGCCGTTTAGGGCCCTCAGGATTTCCTGTGATGGTTGGAAGATGGTTGTCAGTCTTGACCAACAGTTAATTTTGCTCTTATAAAACTGGAGGGTGTTTGTGGTAATACCACTGAGCAAGTTGTTTGATTATAGATCGATATTCATTCTTCTTTCCATCCGTGATGGACTCCACAATAGCTGAGTCTTCAGAAAATGTCTGTAGGTGACGGTGTGCCAAGTTGTAGGTAAAGTGTTAAACTGCACAGCAGATCTGTCTGTCTTGACCATGACAGTGTGCTGCGAGGTAGAATTCAGCCTTGCACAGACATGCATCAGTGAAAAGAGTACCAATACAAACACAAGTATTTTGTCTATCAACAGATGTTGTCAGTGCATGCCCCGAAGACCTCAACCCACTCAGCCTGGATCCACCTATGGTTGTAGAACAATTTGGACGGGAGTATATGGTAAACTGCACCAGCAAAACGAATGACCATGAGGGGATGTACTGGTATGATGAAACTGGGAACTCTGACCTAGAGAATGAGAGAAATTTTCTTGCCAAGTCAGTTTCATTATCAAACTGGAATGTGACAGCCACATGCAAAATAAAGCTGAAGAGTTCTCTCGAATGCAGCAGAGATGTTGAAATCACTGTTTACAGTAAGTTGAATTTCAAACTattattatgaaacaaaaaagatcattaacaacaaaataactTCACTacgtaattttgtttttatagagaATCCTGATGTGGTCACCTTGCATCCTATAAACCCTGAAAATACCATGGTGGAAGGAAAACAATACGAGCTTCTGTGTGATATCGCCAGTGTGGCTCCTGTGCGGAATCTCAGTGTGACCTGGTACAAAGACGAGCAAATCGTCAAGACAAGTTATTTTACCAACACAACTAAAATACCATTAAACGTGTCTTCTATTCTGCCAGTTACCATGagcaggggaaaaaatgaaGTTAAGTTTAGATGTGAGGCTCAGCTGGACTTTAAAGATCAATCTCCTGTTTCTTCTGACATAAtcaaagtttttatgcactgtgAGTAAACAttgagtattaaaaaaacaacttagaTAAAAATTTTGGTTATCTGTCATGTAAAGACttgaatgattaaaaatatataatttgccTCCTCAGATGCTCCTGAGTTCAACAACAAAACTAGTGATGTTCTTAATGTGCAAGAGGGTGCTAATGTCACCTTGAACTGTGAAGCTGATGGTAACCCAGCTCCTGTCTATTATTGGAACAGTGGTGAGGGCATGGCCACTTATAATCTCACTATTGCTAAAGTACACGCTGATGTAACCTACAATTGCACAGCTGCCAATTCTCTGGGAATAATAACTAAAGAAATACACGTTAATGTGATGAAAACCTTGACCACACCTACTGCGGTCATGACCACACCCGACGCATCAGCACCAAAaggtatactgtacatttttgtgccCTTAACATTAGTTTCGTTTCAGAATATGTATCACTAATATCTTTGTTTGTCAACTAGCAGATACAGCTGGTGAACATTATTTAATGTGCACCAACATGAGAACTGATTgaatatgtttacatttcagAGGACCTCTGCCCCATAACACTTACCCCAGATACACTTGTTGTGAGATTTGGAGATTCAGCCAGAGTTAACTGCAGCACTTTGACCCCAGAGTTTGGAATGGGCTGGGAAGCCGTAATT includes these proteins:
- the angptl6 gene encoding angiopoietin-related protein 6 isoform X3, with amino-acid sequence MELRQQQEQLEKLRGQLEQEGALAMEIRTLHKDINSMNFRIAQLYTQLIHEVIQKKDQALEQRRVENLLLNATTQMLQVSSNYKELEKKYGALTSLMNSQNQLIAHLEKQCQSRGSTHQSSLVTTGPTKRESNVNSNNSSEANGMTNNVQRDQSAPPPQQGETAEGHSLPTIATTNTPTDPPFISFTVTKTPGPWRDCQHALDSGETTSGIYLLRPEGTDRLLQAWCEQSYAHGGWTVIQRRQDGSVNFFRTWEQYKQGFGNLDGEYWLGLEHLYWLTKQAHYKLRVALEDWQGRQVFAEYDNFQLEPESDWYRLRLGQYEGNAGDSLSWHSNKAFTTLDRDKDSYIGNCAHYQKGGWWYHMCAHSNLNGVWYRGGHYRSRYQDGVYWAEFHGGAYSLKRVSMMMKPLK
- the angptl6 gene encoding angiopoietin-related protein 6 isoform X2 — protein: MEKTLTQKLTEALCLNTHTATTNHSEVAALWMELRQQQEQLEKLRGQLEQEGALAMEIRTLHKDINSMNFRIAQLYTQLIHEVIQKKDQALEQRRVENLLLNATTQMLQVSSNYKELEKKYGALTSLMNSQNQLIAHLEKQCQSRGSTHQSSLVTTGPTKRESNVNSNNSSEANGMTNNVQRDQSAPPPQQGETAEGHSLPTIATTNTPTDPPFISFTVTKTPGPWRDCQHALDSGETTSGIYLLRPEGTDRLLQAWCEQSYAHGGWTVIQRRQDGSVNFFRTWEQYKQGFGNLDGEYWLGLEHLYWLTKQAHYKLRVALEDWQGRQVFAEYDNFQLEPESDWYRLRLGQYEGNAGDSLSWHSNKAFTTLDRDKDSYIGNCAHYQKGGWWYHMCAHSNLNGVWYRGGHYRSRYQDGVYWAEFHGGAYSLKRVSMMMKPLK
- the angptl6 gene encoding angiopoietin-related protein 6 isoform X1; this encodes MEKTLTVGLTLFLIVYLDALGARGLNAENTQKRSLTSSETKAARYSYTFIVPQQKLTEALCLNTHTATTNHSEVAALWMELRQQQEQLEKLRGQLEQEGALAMEIRTLHKDINSMNFRIAQLYTQLIHEVIQKKDQALEQRRVENLLLNATTQMLQVSSNYKELEKKYGALTSLMNSQNQLIAHLEKQCQSRGSTHQSSLVTTGPTKRESNVNSNNSSEANGMTNNVQRDQSAPPPQQGETAEGHSLPTIATTNTPTDPPFISFTVTKTPGPWRDCQHALDSGETTSGIYLLRPEGTDRLLQAWCEQSYAHGGWTVIQRRQDGSVNFFRTWEQYKQGFGNLDGEYWLGLEHLYWLTKQAHYKLRVALEDWQGRQVFAEYDNFQLEPESDWYRLRLGQYEGNAGDSLSWHSNKAFTTLDRDKDSYIGNCAHYQKGGWWYHMCAHSNLNGVWYRGGHYRSRYQDGVYWAEFHGGAYSLKRVSMMMKPLK
- the ppan gene encoding suppressor of SWI4 1 homolog, whose protein sequence is MGKSKTKNQKKSRTLAHHVADETYGSVPHSFVFHRGQVGKNVGELILDMRRVMEPYTAESLKVRKNNVLKDFVAIAGPLGVTHFMIFSKTPSSVNMRLARLPKGPTLNFRVLKYSLIKDVVSSLKKHRMHEQQFTHHPLLILNNFGSDGMHVKLMATMFQNMFPSINVHKVNLNNIKRCVLLNYNPMSQEIEFRHYSLKVVPVGMSRGVKKLMQEKFPNMNKFEDISELLMKGANLSESEAEQDGEHNITELPQVYSGRGNMASQQSAVRLTEIGPRMTLQLMKIQEGMGEGNVVYHAVISKTEEEIQDILRRKEAQLKEKEDRRKKQEQNVAKKKEQREELKKNSLEGIKRKYAEVEEDSEVEDPGMQDDRVSAVESDDEVEYYRQAVGEEPDEDMFPSATKRREKPYGSAKKRKLSSCNSLKKDKFAKSPKRIGQGGQLGDKHRKGSNMSRDGEKSPGKKMKFGGKTFRSTKAGDMENKFGKKKGGKKMFGNKNKDKCFNLKGQKGKPAFKKRGAGAKQDYKKRKGKG